The following coding sequences lie in one Candidatus Bathyarchaeota archaeon genomic window:
- a CDS encoding molybdopterin-dependent oxidoreductase, which produces PFQINQTIFPQENRSITDIQEEKPQANETNATTENQFITDVQVDGLQNKTTAHKENQSITDVQEDKPLYLEVGQKHVPSAAIEIFERYDVSMEMKQEEKDQITPLENFFIMGSNIPKEMDELAEDPNIYRLEIVGEVENPVNLTYEDLITQFKFKHMITEMYCTPSLNGIGKFSGPSLYEVIQYAKPLNGNMKVVFNAADGYEKGWYKEYPLDEIKAHSENYLIAVTMNGYPLAIEHGYPARLALDSRQGSQWVKWLIKITIVSEDRARYVS; this is translated from the coding sequence TCCATTTCAAATCAATCAAACAATCTTTCCCCAAGAAAATCGATCAATTACGGACATTCAGGAAGAAAAACCTCAAGCTAATGAGACCAATGCTACAACTGAAAATCAATTTATTACTGATGTCCAAGTAGATGGGCTTCAAAACAAAACAACTGCCCACAAAGAAAATCAATCAATCACAGATGTCCAAGAAGATAAACCTCTTTACTTAGAGGTAGGACAAAAGCACGTTCCTTCAGCTGCCATTGAGATCTTTGAAAGATATGATGTGTCAATGGAAATGAAACAAGAAGAAAAAGATCAGATAACCCCTCTAGAAAATTTTTTCATTATGGGAAGTAATATTCCAAAAGAAATGGATGAATTAGCCGAGGATCCAAATATTTACAGACTTGAGATCGTTGGTGAGGTGGAAAATCCAGTCAATCTTACTTACGAGGATCTAATAACGCAATTTAAGTTTAAGCATATGATCACTGAAATGTACTGCACTCCCAGTCTTAATGGGATCGGAAAATTTTCAGGCCCCTCACTCTATGAAGTAATACAATATGCTAAACCATTGAATGGAAATATGAAGGTTGTTTTTAATGCGGCAGATGGATATGAGAAGGGATGGTATAAAGAATATCCTTTAGATGAGATAAAAGCTCACTCAGAAAATTATCTTATAGCAGTAACTATGAACGGATACCCTTTAGCGATAGAACATGGATATCCAGCTAGATTAGCATTGGATTCTCGTCAAGGTTCTCAATGGGTTAAATGGTTAATTAAAATAACCATAGTTTCAGAGGATAGAGCACGCTACGTCAGTTGA